One genomic region from Epinephelus moara isolate mb chromosome 8, YSFRI_EMoa_1.0, whole genome shotgun sequence encodes:
- the rtkna gene encoding rhotekin isoform X4 — MFCRNQTARATVARGSALEMEIRRGKFRKSVFLDTSQDSDIQKKIDHEIRMRDGACKLLAACSQKDQALEAAKSLQTCSTRIMAYMSELQRMKEAQVMQKVTRRSSDAGPMDDRLPCKGKVAISDLRIPLMWKDTEYFKNKGELHRCAVFCLLQLGGEIFDTDMVIVDRTLTDICFDNTVVFNEASPGFELRVELYSCCSEDDYSAGSTPRKLASKLSSSLGRSAGKKLRAAMEPGPCSPVSNGGASPLLLPVPSVPGPKYHLLAHTTLSLSHVQDSFRTHDLTISGNEECSYWLPLYGSMCCRLAAQPHCMTQQMMSGCLKVKQLGGDPQSWTKVYAVLKGTSLFCYHRQEDVEANVEPAFTIAINKETRIRASEKDPQSKVQNICISNQYGGEEVTHTLTTDSREDTHRWMEAFWQHFYDMSQWKQCCDDLMKIELPSPRKPAPVTPKQGSLYHEMAPLATPSSEGLLLQDNAVSAEIRALLSSYYNDSY, encoded by the exons GACAGCGACATCCAGAAGAAAATTGACCATGAGATCCGGATGCGCGATGGAGCCTGTAAGCTGCTGGCTGCCTGTTCCCAGAAGGACCAGGCGCTGGAGGCGGCGAAGAGCCTGCAGACCTGCAGCACTCGTATCATGGCCTACatgtcagagctgcagaggaTGAAGGAGGCTCAGGTCATGCAGAAAGTCACACGGAGGTCGTCGGACGCGGGGCCGATGGATGACAGACTCCCATGCAAAGGAAAAGTGGCGATATCAG ATCTTCGGATCCCTCTCATGTGGAAAGACACAGAGTACTTCAAGAACAAAGGAG AGCTCCATCGGTGTGCAGTGttctgcctgctgcagctgggaGGAGAGATCTTTGACACAGACATGGTGATAGTGGACAGGACGCTCACCGATATTTGTTTTGACAACACCGTCGTATT CAATGAAGCCAGCCCGGGTTTTGAGCTACGTGTTGAGCTGTATAGCTGCTGCTCGGAGGACGACTACTCAGCAGGGAGCACGCCAAGGAAGCTAGCCAGCAAACTGAGCTCCTCACTGGGGCGATCAGCAGGGAAAAAGCTCCGGGCAGCCATGGAACCTGGGCCATGTAGTCCTGTTAGCAACGGAGGGGCATCTCCTCTTCTGCTGCCAGTTCCCTCTGTACC GGGCCCCAAGTACCACCTCTTAGCTCATACCACCCTGTCACTGTCACACGTCCAGGACAGCTTTCGCACACATGACCTCACCATCTCAGGCAACG AAGAGTGTTCGTACTGGCTGCCGCTCTATGGCAGTATGTGTTGCCGCCTCGCAGCTCAGCCTCACTGTATGACCCAACAGATGATGAGcggatgtttgaaagttaag CAGTTGGGAGGTGACCCTCAGAGTTGGACAAAAGTGTACGCCGTTCTAAAAGGAACGAGCCTTTTCTGCTACCACCGGCAAGAAGATGTGGAGGCTAACGTTGAACCAGCTTTCACGATTGCCATCAACAAG GAGACCAGAATACGTGCGTCAGAGAAAGACCCTCAAAGTAAAGTTCAGAATATCTGTATCAGTAACCAGTACGGAGGTGAGGAGgtcacacacaccctcacaacAGACAGTCGGGAGGACACACATCGATGGATGGAGGCATTCTGGCAACATTTCTATGACATGA GCCAGTGGAAACAGTGTTGTGATGACTTAATGAAAATTGAACTGCCATCACCAAGGAAACCGGCCCCTGTCACACCAAAACAGGGCTCACTCTATCACGAAATGG CCCCTCTTGCAACACCCTCTTCTGAGGGTCTTCTGCTGCAGGATAACGCTGTGTCTGCTGAGATTCGTGCTCTGCTCTCGTCCTATTACAACGACAG TTATTGA